In a genomic window of Halobiforma lacisalsi AJ5:
- a CDS encoding ABC transporter substrate-binding protein yields the protein MPEPAPPSAETPRRDAESDRHGRGPTTSRRAMLAATGLTAATAGCVREVRNAVNRDGIDHLSLTITTLPADGDRESIQLSRAIRNALEAVGVDVSIAMRSHEEFLRETLINHEFDVYVGRYPTGTEPSYLYEALHSRYADEAGWQNPFGFTNLTFDERLERQRDAGDRERRDAIAETLSAFAAEQPFVPICAPREYRLARTDRFDGWEDRHPATPPGYLGLEVLDRENESGNDDSRLRAVHTDARPSQNLNPLSAEYRNRGLFTGLLYDTLAVDADLLEDSGLESDGEDGEDGEDGEDGENADEEDEGDGGTTGDENPDRETDADDADATGPDLRPWLADSWTLEDDVLTVRLREDCPFHDGRQVTADDVAFTYRFLSDTTLGDDRVPTPSPRHRGQVAPVEAVDAAGNDHEVEFRFRRSLEDASPAVAAALTVPILPEHVWRERSAAADVTGVRIAEGVTEALVVDNVPPIGSGPFAFADRTDREHVTLERNDDHFTLREGVDLPAPTASEMRVAIDPRSTSAVELVSDDDADVTTSTLESYVLDDVIEAAAEADDLEVLESPPRSFYHLGFNARKAPFSNPRFRRTVARLIDKAWVVDEVFDGYARPITAPLVDQEWVPDDLARGADGNGDPATPFLGQDGEVDVEAARAAFEAAGFRYDANGRLRTRVSR from the coding sequence ATGCCAGAGCCCGCTCCCCCCTCCGCCGAGACGCCGCGTCGCGATGCCGAGAGCGACCGCCACGGCCGAGGTCCGACGACGAGCCGCCGCGCGATGCTCGCCGCGACCGGGCTGACGGCGGCGACGGCCGGCTGCGTTCGGGAAGTTCGCAACGCGGTCAACCGCGACGGAATCGACCACCTGTCGCTGACGATCACCACGCTGCCCGCCGACGGCGACCGCGAAAGCATCCAGCTCTCCCGAGCGATCCGGAACGCGCTCGAGGCGGTCGGCGTCGACGTCTCGATCGCGATGCGCTCCCACGAGGAGTTCCTGCGGGAGACGCTGATCAACCACGAGTTCGACGTGTACGTCGGCCGCTACCCGACCGGGACCGAGCCGTCCTACCTCTACGAGGCACTCCACTCGCGGTACGCCGACGAGGCGGGCTGGCAGAACCCGTTCGGGTTCACGAACCTCACGTTCGACGAGCGCCTCGAGCGCCAGCGCGACGCCGGCGACCGCGAGCGACGCGACGCCATCGCGGAGACGCTGTCGGCGTTCGCCGCCGAGCAGCCGTTCGTCCCGATCTGTGCGCCCCGGGAGTACCGACTGGCGCGGACCGACCGCTTCGACGGCTGGGAGGATCGACACCCGGCGACTCCGCCGGGATATCTCGGACTCGAGGTTCTCGACCGGGAGAACGAGAGTGGAAACGACGACAGCCGACTCCGGGCCGTCCACACGGACGCCCGCCCCTCGCAGAACCTCAATCCGCTGTCGGCCGAATACCGAAACCGGGGGCTGTTCACCGGATTGCTATACGATACGCTCGCGGTCGATGCAGACCTGCTCGAGGATTCGGGACTCGAGTCAGACGGTGAGGACGGTGAGGATGGGGAGGACGGAGAGGACGGCGAGAACGCGGATGAGGAGGACGAGGGAGACGGGGGAACGACAGGAGACGAAAACCCGGACAGGGAGACCGATGCGGACGACGCCGATGCCACGGGACCCGACCTCCGCCCCTGGCTCGCCGACTCCTGGACCCTCGAGGACGACGTACTGACGGTACGGCTCCGCGAGGACTGTCCGTTCCACGATGGACGACAGGTAACCGCCGACGACGTCGCCTTCACCTACCGGTTCCTCTCGGATACGACCCTCGGCGACGACCGGGTTCCGACCCCGTCGCCGCGCCATCGCGGCCAGGTCGCCCCCGTCGAAGCGGTCGACGCGGCCGGCAACGACCACGAGGTCGAGTTCCGGTTCCGACGCTCGCTCGAGGACGCGAGCCCAGCGGTCGCCGCCGCGCTGACGGTCCCGATCCTGCCGGAACACGTCTGGCGAGAGCGGTCGGCGGCCGCCGACGTCACCGGCGTCCGCATCGCCGAAGGGGTCACCGAGGCGCTCGTCGTGGACAACGTCCCGCCGATCGGGAGCGGCCCCTTCGCGTTCGCCGACCGAACGGACCGGGAACACGTCACCCTCGAGCGCAACGACGACCACTTCACGCTACGCGAGGGCGTCGATCTCCCCGCGCCGACCGCGTCCGAGATGCGGGTCGCCATCGACCCCCGGAGCACGTCGGCCGTCGAACTCGTTTCCGACGACGACGCCGACGTCACCACGTCGACGCTCGAGAGCTACGTGCTCGACGACGTGATCGAGGCCGCCGCCGAGGCCGACGACCTCGAGGTGCTCGAGTCGCCGCCGCGATCGTTCTACCATCTGGGTTTCAACGCGCGTAAAGCGCCGTTCAGCAATCCCCGATTCCGGCGAACGGTGGCACGACTGATCGACAAGGCGTGGGTCGTCGACGAGGTGTTCGACGGCTACGCCCGGCCGATCACGGCGCCGCTCGTGGATCAGGAGTGGGTCCCGGACGACCTCGCCAGGGGCGCCGACGGGAACGGCGACCCCGCGACACCCTTCCTCGGACAGGACGGCGAAGTCGACGTCGAGGCTGCGCGGGCGGCGTTCGAGGCGGCAGGGTTCAGGTACGACGCGAACGGCCGACTCCGTACACGGGTGAGTCGGTAA
- a CDS encoding YhbY family RNA-binding protein: protein MDRQELKKRAHDLDVTVWVGKSGIESVVDELDDQLADRKLVKVKFLRAARAGSSTEEKAADLAERVGAELVETRGHTAVLHR, encoded by the coding sequence ATGGATAGACAGGAACTCAAGAAACGAGCGCACGACCTCGACGTCACCGTCTGGGTCGGCAAGAGCGGTATCGAATCCGTCGTCGACGAACTGGACGACCAACTCGCGGACCGGAAGCTGGTGAAGGTGAAGTTCCTCCGGGCCGCCCGGGCCGGGAGTTCGACCGAGGAGAAGGCGGCTGACCTGGCCGAACGGGTCGGAGCCGAACTCGTCGAGACCCGCGGGCACACCGCGGTGTTGCATCGATGA
- the hflX gene encoding GTPase HflX, with product MSRTHNAERRTAVAKKSETTPIETNEIEALVRAAGDELVATVTQAGRADPGTYFGRGKVAELAETVAASDAHRVVVDDELTPGQHHALESAMPDGTAVVDRHRLVLEIFEAGAGSRRAKRQVELAQLRYDLPRLIESADEGMLNEMTEKGSPVYDVRDRIDRLERKLEELPEPAAQFRARRREEGFDLVTLAGYTNAGKSTLLRRLADELSLRNSSREVGDASTEKGATATVRDRLFETLETTTRRATVDGRPLLVTDTVGFVDDLPHDLVESFSSTLSEAGAADAVVLVVDASDPEPLFRERLDVSLAVLKSQGVEDERIVPALNKVDCLPADARGRRLDLAEKRLPPAAANPIPVSVLEGTNLERLRDRILKRLPTDAAALEVPNCDEAMTLVSRAYDRTSVETVDYDDAVTIRCRGPPRVLEQLRARAERIAGERA from the coding sequence ATGTCACGAACGCACAACGCAGAGAGACGAACAGCCGTCGCGAAGAAATCGGAGACCACCCCCATCGAGACGAACGAGATAGAAGCGCTCGTCCGGGCGGCAGGCGACGAGCTCGTCGCCACCGTAACCCAGGCCGGCCGAGCGGATCCAGGAACCTACTTCGGTCGCGGAAAGGTCGCCGAACTCGCCGAGACCGTGGCCGCGAGCGATGCCCACCGCGTCGTCGTCGACGACGAACTCACGCCGGGCCAACACCACGCCCTCGAGTCGGCGATGCCCGACGGTACGGCGGTCGTCGACCGCCACCGACTCGTCCTCGAGATTTTCGAGGCGGGCGCAGGCTCGAGACGGGCGAAGCGACAGGTCGAACTCGCCCAGCTCCGGTACGACCTGCCGCGGCTGATCGAGTCGGCCGACGAGGGCATGCTCAACGAGATGACCGAGAAGGGATCGCCCGTCTACGACGTGCGCGACCGGATCGATCGACTCGAGCGGAAACTCGAGGAACTCCCCGAACCGGCGGCACAGTTCCGCGCACGCCGCCGTGAGGAGGGGTTCGACCTCGTCACGCTCGCCGGCTACACGAACGCGGGGAAGTCGACGCTGCTGCGCCGACTCGCGGACGAGCTGTCGCTCCGGAACTCGAGCCGCGAGGTGGGCGACGCCAGTACGGAGAAAGGCGCTACCGCAACCGTCCGGGACCGGTTGTTCGAGACGCTCGAGACGACGACCCGTCGGGCGACGGTCGACGGCCGACCGCTGCTCGTGACGGACACGGTCGGGTTCGTCGACGACCTCCCGCACGATCTCGTCGAGTCGTTCAGTTCGACGCTATCCGAGGCGGGTGCGGCCGACGCCGTCGTGCTCGTGGTCGACGCGAGCGATCCCGAACCGCTGTTTCGGGAACGGCTCGACGTCTCACTCGCGGTACTGAAATCCCAGGGCGTCGAGGACGAACGGATCGTCCCGGCGTTGAACAAGGTCGACTGCCTCCCGGCTGACGCTCGAGGGCGCCGACTGGACCTCGCCGAGAAACGGTTGCCACCGGCGGCCGCCAATCCGATCCCGGTGAGCGTACTCGAGGGGACGAACCTCGAACGCCTTCGCGACCGGATTCTGAAGCGGTTGCCCACCGACGCTGCGGCCCTCGAGGTCCCCAACTGCGACGAGGCGATGACGCTCGTCTCGCGGGCCTACGACCGAACGTCCGTCGAAACCGTCGACTACGACGACGCGGTGACGATCCGGTGTCGGGGCCCGCCGCGAGTCCTCGAGCAGTTACGGGCGCGGGCCGAACGGATCGCCGGCGAACGCGCCTAG
- a CDS encoding ABC transporter substrate-binding protein: protein MNRNALPPSSPSTLPDERVSRRSVLAAAAVAAVPTSGCATRVRSVVDDGGPQLSVTLGTVPTDDDRGAIRIARHLESTLEAVGIDVALDVRQSSEFLEAVLLDHEFDLFVGRYPVDGGPDLDPDFLYGALHSQFATEAGRQNPFGVTDMALDEALETQRRADGRERRAAVESVLAYVAERKPFEPICRPIEHRLVRPESIDGWSDGWLGTELDYLGLDSASTTGDGSTDRLHALLLDSRPSRNCNPLSVTMRDRDVIVDLLYDSLGTIDRETGTIRPWLADRWEWESKPEPNRDGTDSPRRTTARITLREDAYFHDGEPITAADVAFTYRFLADTALGNAPVPSPAPRYRGRVAAVDDVEVRSETELSITVDAGPEVANRIATVPILPEHVWIERLAEYGVDPDRGREDEADTTLDTDPGLDPGYESEPDDEEAAVSAPQGRWGPVAGDVEPIGSGPYRLADRAERDSITLERYEGHFAVPSFPDESADRDGNTTATIDEDGANDEPHGRTESDGNDGNDGSDEDAAHSRTPTASIDELYFDIDPSSASAIQRTVAGDADLTASMLEADALDRIPAVADADGSVRRLEARSPTFYYLGFNTRRGPVGNVHFRRAVAHLIDKAWIVDDVFHGEADPIVTPVGEEWLPDSEPDLTWDGTDPVAPFPGEGGELDVEAARALFEDRGFQYDEDGRLLRRY from the coding sequence ATGAATCGGAACGCCCTGCCCCCATCCTCGCCCTCCACCCTCCCCGACGAGCGCGTGAGTCGTCGCTCCGTGCTCGCCGCCGCGGCCGTCGCTGCAGTGCCGACGAGCGGCTGTGCCACCCGCGTCCGCAGCGTCGTCGACGACGGCGGCCCGCAACTCTCGGTGACGCTCGGTACCGTCCCCACCGACGACGACCGCGGCGCGATCCGGATCGCCCGCCATCTCGAGTCGACCCTCGAGGCCGTCGGCATCGACGTGGCGCTGGACGTCCGACAGTCCTCGGAATTTCTCGAGGCAGTGTTGCTGGATCACGAGTTCGACCTCTTCGTCGGTCGGTACCCCGTCGACGGTGGTCCCGATCTCGACCCCGACTTCCTCTACGGAGCGTTGCACTCGCAGTTCGCGACCGAGGCCGGTCGACAGAACCCCTTCGGGGTCACTGACATGGCCCTCGACGAAGCCCTCGAGACCCAGCGTCGCGCCGACGGTCGGGAACGGCGGGCGGCCGTCGAGTCGGTACTCGCCTACGTCGCCGAACGGAAGCCGTTCGAGCCGATCTGCCGGCCGATCGAGCACCGCCTCGTCCGACCCGAGTCGATCGACGGCTGGTCGGACGGCTGGCTCGGCACCGAACTCGACTATCTCGGTCTCGACTCCGCCAGTACCACGGGCGACGGCTCGACGGATCGCCTCCACGCGCTCCTCCTCGATTCTCGGCCGTCCCGGAACTGCAACCCCCTCTCGGTGACGATGCGAGACCGCGACGTAATCGTCGACCTCCTGTACGACTCGCTTGGCACGATCGATCGCGAAACCGGAACGATCCGGCCGTGGCTCGCCGATCGGTGGGAGTGGGAATCCAAACCGGAACCGAACCGCGACGGAACCGACTCTCCTCGGCGGACGACCGCGAGGATCACGCTCCGGGAGGATGCATACTTTCACGACGGCGAACCGATCACCGCCGCGGACGTCGCCTTCACGTACCGGTTTCTCGCCGACACCGCCCTCGGTAACGCCCCCGTCCCTTCCCCTGCACCGCGGTACCGGGGACGCGTCGCCGCGGTCGACGACGTCGAGGTTCGCAGCGAAACCGAACTGTCGATCACGGTCGATGCCGGTCCCGAGGTCGCAAACCGGATCGCGACGGTTCCGATCCTCCCGGAACACGTCTGGATCGAGCGGCTCGCCGAATACGGCGTCGATCCGGACCGCGGCCGCGAGGACGAGGCGGACACTACCCTCGACACCGATCCCGGGCTCGACCCGGGGTACGAATCAGAACCGGACGACGAGGAAGCTGCCGTCTCGGCCCCGCAGGGGCGCTGGGGCCCCGTCGCCGGCGACGTCGAACCGATCGGGAGCGGCCCGTACCGGCTCGCCGACCGGGCGGAGCGTGATTCCATCACGCTCGAGCGATACGAGGGACACTTCGCGGTACCCTCGTTCCCGGACGAGAGCGCGGACCGCGACGGGAACACGACCGCGACTATAGACGAAGATGGGGCGAACGACGAACCCCACGGACGGACGGAGAGCGACGGGAACGACGGGAACGACGGGAGCGACGAGGACGCGGCGCACTCTCGCACTCCCACAGCCTCGATCGACGAGTTGTACTTCGACATCGACCCGAGCAGCGCGTCCGCGATCCAGCGAACCGTCGCCGGGGACGCCGATCTGACGGCGTCGATGCTCGAGGCCGACGCGCTCGATCGGATTCCGGCGGTGGCCGACGCCGACGGCTCGGTGCGCCGCCTCGAGGCCCGCTCGCCGACGTTCTACTACCTCGGGTTCAACACGCGCCGGGGGCCGGTCGGCAACGTTCATTTCCGTCGTGCGGTCGCCCACCTGATAGACAAGGCCTGGATCGTCGACGACGTCTTCCACGGTGAGGCCGACCCGATCGTAACGCCCGTCGGAGAGGAGTGGCTCCCCGACTCGGAGCCCGATCTGACGTGGGATGGTACGGACCCGGTCGCCCCGTTCCCCGGCGAAGGGGGCGAACTCGACGTCGAGGCCGCTCGAGCGCTGTTCGAAGACCGCGGGTTCCAGTACGACGAAGACGGCCGCCTGCTGCGGCGGTACTGA
- a CDS encoding phosphatase PAP2 family protein yields MFTEMLLRVVVAVGCLLPLALVAFVGRERLASFRREWRQRLRESAPVVAVLAVVLVVNRLLRSSAPRLSDEVGVHMTSTLYDLEGEFVFVFQSIETPALTAYFSVVYVYGYTFLLVFPILAYVALSDTVRLRRLLAAYALNYAIGLACYLVVIALGPRNVMPEAFAETMLYNSNPEYQHLTRQVNRYTNVFPSLHTSLSATVAIFAYRTRSTYSAWFPVAGVLAVSVAISTMYLGMHWATDVVAGIVLAAVSVVLSVSLVGRGWASTLRERVGLE; encoded by the coding sequence ATGTTCACCGAGATGTTGCTCCGCGTCGTCGTCGCAGTGGGCTGTCTCCTGCCGCTCGCGCTGGTCGCGTTCGTCGGGCGGGAGCGTCTCGCCTCCTTCCGGCGGGAGTGGCGCCAACGGCTCCGGGAGAGCGCACCAGTCGTTGCGGTACTCGCCGTCGTTCTCGTCGTGAACCGGCTATTGCGATCCTCGGCCCCGCGTCTCTCCGACGAGGTTGGCGTCCACATGACCTCGACGCTCTACGACCTCGAGGGCGAGTTCGTCTTCGTCTTCCAGTCGATCGAGACGCCGGCACTGACGGCGTACTTCTCGGTCGTGTACGTCTACGGCTACACGTTCCTGCTCGTCTTCCCGATTCTCGCGTACGTCGCGCTGTCCGACACGGTCCGGTTACGGCGGCTCCTGGCGGCGTACGCGCTGAACTACGCGATCGGGCTGGCCTGTTACCTGGTCGTGATCGCGCTCGGCCCGCGCAACGTGATGCCCGAGGCGTTCGCCGAGACGATGCTGTACAATTCTAACCCGGAGTATCAGCATCTCACGCGACAGGTCAACCGCTACACCAACGTCTTCCCCTCGCTGCATACCTCGCTTTCGGCGACGGTAGCGATCTTCGCCTACCGGACGCGGTCGACGTACTCAGCGTGGTTTCCGGTCGCCGGCGTCCTCGCGGTCTCGGTCGCCATCTCGACGATGTACCTGGGAATGCACTGGGCGACCGACGTCGTCGCCGGAATCGTCCTGGCGGCCGTCTCGGTCGTGCTCTCGGTGTCCCTCGTGGGTCGAGGGTGGGCGTCGACGCTTCGCGAGCGGGTCGGACTCGAGTGA
- a CDS encoding ribonuclease P protein component 4, with protein MSVAAERIERLHDLARAAATEGEQERARYYVRLARRVAERNRLSLPRTFRRFTCDACDAYLRPGRNARVRLQDGHVVITCDCGEQARYPYED; from the coding sequence ATGAGCGTCGCCGCCGAACGGATCGAACGGCTGCACGACCTGGCTCGAGCGGCGGCGACAGAGGGCGAGCAGGAGCGCGCGCGATACTACGTCCGGCTCGCGCGACGGGTCGCGGAGCGCAACCGCCTCAGTCTCCCGCGGACGTTCCGCCGGTTCACCTGCGACGCTTGCGACGCCTATCTCCGACCCGGACGGAACGCTCGAGTCAGGCTGCAGGACGGCCACGTCGTGATCACCTGCGACTGTGGTGAGCAGGCACGGTATCCGTACGAGGACTGA
- a CDS encoding prefoldin subunit beta, giving the protein MQGNLPPEAQEKIEQLQDLQETAQEVAVQKQEAENSLTEAQNALTELENIDEGTTMYRQVGELLVETEYDEAEDDLEDKVDTLELRLETLEKQEDRVQEQFEDLQDDLEELLGGAGGMGGPAGPGGPGAGGA; this is encoded by the coding sequence ATGCAAGGAAACCTGCCGCCGGAAGCACAGGAGAAAATCGAACAGCTCCAGGATCTTCAGGAGACAGCCCAGGAAGTCGCCGTCCAGAAGCAGGAGGCCGAAAACAGCCTCACCGAGGCCCAGAACGCCCTCACCGAACTCGAGAACATCGACGAAGGAACGACCATGTACCGACAGGTCGGCGAACTCCTCGTCGAGACCGAATACGACGAGGCCGAGGACGACCTCGAGGACAAGGTCGACACGCTCGAACTCCGCCTCGAGACCCTCGAGAAGCAGGAGGACCGCGTCCAGGAGCAGTTCGAGGACCTCCAGGACGACCTCGAGGAGCTGCTCGGCGGCGCCGGCGGCATGGGCGGCCCCGCGGGTCCGGGCGGTCCGGGCGCGGGTGGCGCGTAA
- a CDS encoding LUD domain-containing protein, with amino-acid sequence MASDPSRGETAERLRHLLETEGEIVRPRASEDNARREAAYDELADLETLRTEARAIKEEAIERLPELIQTVRTAVEENGGTVYVADDAADANAYVADVVDVAEADGRSDHDRPSVVKSKSMTTEEIDLNDALEREGVDVYETDLGEWVIQVADESPSHIVGPAMHLSRERIAELLREEFDPDVEFETAADLTAFARDYLGERIREADVGITGANFVVADSGTITLVTNEGNARKCAVTPDTHVAVAGIEKLIPSMEDLEPFVNLIARSATGQPISQYVTMLTPPTPSPTLEFDGPDADEPITASDGESDREFHLVLLDNGRTAMREDDQLRETLYCIRCGACSNACVNFQSVGGHGFGGETYSGGIATGWEAGLHGQDAAAEFNDLCTGCTRCVDACPVEIDIPWINTVVRDRINRGKDPGTYDFLVDGLTPDAESGSGVPLDKRFFGNVGTVAKLASATAPLSNWLAGTGPVRALLERTIGIDRRRDLPVFQRQSLVDWFEANGGAEASRRRARVGTALEREAVLYPDVYTNYVDVARGKATVRTLEALGVPVSVPSLPESGRAALSQGMIATADRRASELYGELAADIDAGRDVVVIEPSDLAAFRREYERLLPEASFERLRSNSYEICEYVYGLLENGADVGALSTADGDEPIAYHSHCQQRTLDLEAPTTAVLERCGYTPETTGSECCGMAGSFGYKREYYDVSVDAGEQLAEELEGSERVVASGTSCSDQLETLLERPVPHPIEVLGPDR; translated from the coding sequence ATGGCGAGCGACCCGTCCCGCGGCGAGACCGCAGAACGGCTGCGTCACCTGCTCGAGACCGAGGGAGAGATCGTCCGACCGCGAGCGAGCGAGGACAACGCCCGCCGCGAGGCGGCGTACGACGAACTGGCGGATCTCGAGACGCTGCGAACCGAAGCGAGAGCGATCAAGGAGGAGGCGATCGAGCGCCTGCCGGAGTTGATCCAAACCGTCCGAACGGCCGTCGAGGAAAACGGCGGCACGGTCTACGTTGCGGACGACGCCGCGGATGCGAACGCCTACGTAGCCGACGTCGTCGACGTCGCCGAGGCCGACGGCCGATCCGACCACGACCGACCGTCGGTCGTCAAGTCCAAGTCGATGACCACCGAGGAGATCGACCTCAACGACGCCCTGGAGCGGGAGGGGGTCGACGTCTACGAGACGGACCTCGGGGAGTGGGTGATCCAGGTCGCGGACGAGTCGCCCTCCCACATCGTCGGGCCGGCGATGCATCTCAGTCGCGAGCGAATCGCCGAGTTGCTTCGCGAGGAGTTCGATCCCGACGTCGAGTTCGAGACCGCTGCGGATCTCACGGCGTTCGCCCGCGACTACCTCGGCGAACGCATCCGCGAAGCCGACGTCGGAATCACCGGCGCGAACTTCGTCGTCGCCGACAGCGGGACGATCACGCTCGTCACGAACGAGGGCAACGCCCGCAAGTGTGCGGTCACGCCGGACACCCACGTCGCCGTCGCCGGAATCGAGAAACTGATCCCGTCGATGGAAGACCTCGAGCCGTTCGTGAACCTGATCGCCAGGAGCGCGACGGGCCAGCCGATCTCCCAGTACGTGACGATGCTTACGCCCCCGACGCCGTCGCCGACGCTCGAGTTCGACGGTCCCGACGCCGACGAGCCGATCACCGCGTCGGACGGGGAGTCGGACCGCGAGTTCCACCTCGTCCTGCTCGACAACGGCCGGACGGCGATGCGCGAGGACGACCAGCTCAGGGAGACGCTGTACTGTATCCGCTGTGGTGCCTGCTCGAACGCCTGTGTGAACTTCCAGTCGGTCGGCGGCCACGGCTTCGGCGGCGAGACCTACTCCGGGGGGATCGCGACCGGCTGGGAGGCCGGCCTTCACGGTCAGGACGCCGCAGCCGAGTTCAACGACCTCTGTACTGGCTGTACGCGCTGTGTCGATGCCTGTCCGGTCGAGATCGACATCCCGTGGATCAACACCGTCGTTCGCGATCGGATCAACCGCGGGAAAGACCCCGGGACCTACGATTTTCTCGTCGACGGGCTTACGCCCGACGCAGAGTCCGGGTCGGGCGTCCCCCTCGACAAGCGGTTCTTCGGGAACGTCGGGACCGTCGCGAAACTGGCGAGCGCGACCGCGCCGCTCTCGAACTGGCTCGCCGGCACGGGTCCGGTTCGCGCGCTCCTCGAGCGAACCATCGGGATCGACCGGCGACGGGACCTCCCTGTGTTCCAGCGCCAGTCGCTCGTCGACTGGTTCGAGGCGAACGGCGGCGCCGAGGCGTCCCGACGCCGCGCTCGAGTGGGGACGGCCCTCGAGCGCGAGGCGGTCCTCTACCCCGACGTCTACACGAACTACGTCGACGTCGCTCGGGGGAAGGCTACCGTCCGGACGCTCGAGGCACTCGGCGTGCCCGTCTCGGTTCCGTCTCTCCCGGAAAGCGGCCGCGCAGCGCTCTCCCAGGGGATGATCGCGACGGCGGATCGACGGGCGAGCGAACTCTACGGGGAACTCGCCGCGGACATCGATGCCGGCCGGGACGTGGTCGTGATCGAACCCTCCGACTTGGCTGCCTTTCGGCGGGAGTACGAACGACTGCTCCCCGAGGCGTCGTTCGAGCGGCTCCGGTCGAACAGCTACGAGATCTGTGAGTACGTCTACGGCCTCCTCGAGAACGGCGCTGACGTCGGGGCGCTCTCGACCGCCGACGGCGACGAACCGATCGCCTACCACTCCCACTGCCAGCAGCGCACGCTCGATCTGGAGGCCCCGACGACGGCCGTCCTCGAGCGGTGTGGCTATACACCGGAGACGACGGGTAGCGAGTGCTGTGGCATGGCCGGTTCGTTCGGCTACAAGCGGGAGTACTACGACGTGAGCGTGGACGCGGGGGAGCAACTGGCGGAGGAACTCGAGGGGAGTGAGCGGGTGGTCGCTTCCGGGACGTCCTGTAGCGACCAGCTCGAGACGCTACTCGAGCGGCCGGTACCGCACCCGATCGAGGTACTGGGGCCGGATCGCTAG
- a CDS encoding phosphatase PAP2 family protein, giving the protein MLLEVLLRLVVVVTVMLIAATAAFVGRYRLRDTRLEWRERVQEAAPITVVLVAVLLGNGVARQTVPDLSWMIGWERTGQIEALEGSFIVWLQSQATPELTAYFSFVYIYAYVFLLVFPIVAYFALSNTRPLRELLAAYTLNYTLGLVCYVFVIAYGPRNMMPELVDALLYDTYPRYQHLTRQVNRNTNVFPSLHTSLATTVAFLAYRTREIYPKWALVALWVALSVAVSTMYLGIHWAIDVLAGVALAYVSVTLSGLLVGQWSVRNWLESRVPPQSEPSGHSGKRPRETRDPERDRAVEPTDSSGEEG; this is encoded by the coding sequence ATGCTTCTCGAGGTCCTGCTTCGGCTCGTCGTCGTCGTCACCGTCATGCTGATCGCCGCGACGGCCGCCTTCGTCGGCCGCTACCGGCTCCGGGACACGCGCCTCGAGTGGCGCGAGCGCGTACAGGAGGCCGCACCGATCACGGTCGTTCTCGTAGCCGTATTGCTCGGGAACGGTGTTGCCAGACAGACGGTTCCGGACCTCTCGTGGATGATCGGCTGGGAACGGACGGGACAGATCGAGGCCCTCGAGGGGTCGTTCATCGTCTGGCTGCAGTCCCAGGCGACGCCGGAGTTAACGGCGTACTTTTCGTTCGTCTACATCTACGCCTACGTCTTCCTGCTCGTCTTCCCGATCGTTGCCTACTTCGCGCTCTCGAACACGCGCCCGCTCCGGGAGTTGCTGGCGGCCTACACGTTGAACTACACGCTCGGGCTGGTCTGTTACGTCTTCGTGATCGCCTACGGGCCGCGAAACATGATGCCGGAACTGGTCGATGCCCTCCTGTACGACACGTACCCGCGATACCAGCACCTCACGCGGCAGGTCAACCGCAACACGAACGTCTTCCCTTCGTTGCACACATCGCTGGCGACGACCGTCGCCTTCCTGGCGTACCGAACACGGGAGATCTATCCGAAGTGGGCCCTCGTCGCCCTCTGGGTCGCGCTCTCGGTCGCCGTGTCGACGATGTACCTGGGGATCCACTGGGCGATCGACGTCCTCGCGGGCGTCGCACTCGCCTACGTGAGCGTCACCCTCTCCGGGTTGCTGGTCGGGCAGTGGTCGGTCCGAAACTGGCTCGAGAGCCGGGTTCCGCCCCAGTCCGAACCGAGCGGACACTCGGGAAAGAGGCCACGAGAGACGCGGGACCCCGAGCGCGACCGCGCCGTCGAACCGACCGACTCGAGCGGCGAGGAAGGGTAA